The following coding sequences lie in one Aquabacterium sp. A3 genomic window:
- a CDS encoding site-specific integrase: MSCAPELEPDGGTVAHSIRMLKEVIDGDTYEAVAARFGVSRTAVERRIKAIAVQLSQVADIDGLNEDGAAFVRRLRLHRDAILTALEDFDPRKTVEHRSSRIVSMDEIIQAGKRIKGRSNRAWHDLSLFYLLFATGARPLEIARLEVRDYLSSDGSVRRHSQMRAEVAITGKARPLHFASTRLDESLSNYLEERLRLGLGLGRDGAYRGLDPDSRLFLSTAGEGFKITPYGAPGQRRFLCRPILETYRKLFRYAEMKGVTALSVRRTVVARLYERGADEDDVGLILGISERSAVRELLARHKPTIEQLLDELV; this comes from the coding sequence ATGTCATGCGCACCAGAACTGGAACCAGACGGGGGCACCGTTGCCCATTCGATCAGGATGCTCAAGGAGGTCATCGATGGCGACACCTATGAGGCCGTGGCCGCGCGGTTTGGCGTGTCACGCACGGCGGTTGAGCGGCGCATCAAAGCCATTGCGGTGCAGTTGAGCCAAGTGGCCGACATCGATGGCTTGAATGAAGATGGCGCTGCATTCGTCAGACGCTTGCGCCTGCACCGCGATGCCATCCTGACGGCCTTGGAGGATTTCGATCCGAGAAAGACGGTCGAACATCGTTCAAGCCGCATCGTCTCCATGGACGAGATCATCCAGGCAGGCAAGCGCATCAAGGGGCGCAGCAATCGGGCCTGGCATGACCTGTCGCTGTTCTATCTCCTGTTTGCCACGGGCGCACGTCCCCTGGAAATCGCCCGCCTCGAAGTGAGGGACTACCTGAGCTCCGATGGCAGCGTTCGGCGCCACTCTCAAATGCGTGCCGAGGTGGCCATCACTGGAAAGGCCCGCCCATTGCACTTCGCCAGCACGAGGCTGGACGAATCGCTTTCAAACTACTTGGAAGAGCGCCTGAGGCTCGGGCTGGGCTTGGGACGGGATGGTGCTTACAGAGGGCTTGATCCAGATAGCCGCTTGTTCCTGTCTACAGCAGGAGAGGGGTTCAAGATCACACCCTATGGTGCGCCTGGTCAGCGACGGTTCTTGTGTCGACCGATCCTGGAGACCTATCGCAAGCTGTTTCGCTATGCCGAGATGAAAGGCGTGACGGCGCTGTCTGTGCGTCGCACCGTCGTGGCACGCCTCTATGAGCGTGGCGCTGATGAGGACGATGTCGGCCTGATCCTGGGCATCAGCGAACGCAGTGCGGTGCGCGAACTGCTGGCTCGCCACAAGCCGACCATCGAGCAACTGCTCGATGAACTGGTGTGA
- a CDS encoding helix-turn-helix transcriptional regulator → MPKPNRGAVVVPAAPVHAVAAPSLPQVGFLRQAQVLQFVPISKSTLWRRVQTRTFPEPVKLSVRVTVWRVEDIRQWIAEQSSRA, encoded by the coding sequence ATGCCTAAACCCAACCGGGGTGCCGTTGTCGTGCCCGCGGCACCTGTCCATGCTGTTGCGGCGCCATCATTGCCGCAAGTTGGCTTTCTCCGACAGGCACAGGTTCTGCAATTTGTTCCCATCTCCAAGTCCACACTGTGGCGGCGCGTGCAGACGCGCACCTTTCCTGAACCCGTCAAGCTGTCGGTGCGCGTGACCGTCTGGCGGGTGGAGGACATCAGGCAATGGATCGCTGAACAGAGTAGCCGTGCCTGA
- a CDS encoding DUF1845 domain-containing protein — MSDIHQIVKMDQGGVNDRILAKESKADFRRIEAASVKMPTRFTSAEGKRFFVRLFNTLQLNMHFISVIARTRLDHDDIVKVEASVRAKLDAVNESLNSAIDGAEALFKAHGITSVATYDTVALSVDVSVLSSFGRRFLEVLGKLDQLMPLLQTLEIHEVITAQAVDIQRASLKRQVRDVANGARNLATGLRRRMNAMGERGEGGPESVPAPAANVQASGVLAQELEATGDDASVSSATDTMEPVDAAVVVK; from the coding sequence ATGTCTGATATTCACCAGATCGTCAAGATGGACCAGGGCGGGGTCAACGACCGGATCCTGGCCAAAGAAAGCAAAGCAGATTTCAGGCGCATCGAAGCGGCCAGTGTGAAGATGCCCACGCGCTTCACCAGCGCGGAGGGCAAGCGCTTCTTTGTTCGCCTGTTCAACACCTTGCAACTCAACATGCACTTCATCTCGGTGATCGCACGCACCCGTCTGGATCACGATGACATCGTCAAGGTGGAGGCCAGCGTTCGGGCGAAGCTTGACGCGGTCAACGAGAGCTTGAACAGTGCCATCGATGGCGCAGAAGCCTTGTTCAAGGCCCATGGCATCACAAGTGTGGCGACGTATGACACCGTGGCCCTGTCGGTGGACGTCAGTGTGCTGTCTTCGTTTGGGCGTCGCTTCCTAGAGGTCCTAGGTAAGCTGGACCAGTTGATGCCACTGCTCCAGACGCTGGAGATCCATGAGGTGATCACTGCGCAGGCGGTGGACATCCAGCGCGCCAGCCTCAAGCGTCAGGTGCGCGACGTGGCCAACGGGGCTCGCAATCTGGCCACTGGCCTGAGGCGCCGCATGAATGCCATGGGTGAACGGGGTGAGGGCGGTCCCGAGTCTGTGCCAGCCCCAGCAGCAAATGTTCAAGCATCTGGTGTGCTTGCTCAGGAGCTGGAAGCGACCGGCGATGATGCAAGTGTTTCGTCAGCCACGGACACCATGGAGCCTGTGGATGCTGCTGTTGTCGTCAAGTAG